The following is a genomic window from Neurospora crassa OR74A linkage group III, whole genome shotgun sequence.
tattttaattattatcctaatcgttatcctaattattattctaatcgttatccttattataattttcaTTATCGTTATTCTAATCGTtatcttaattattatcctcgCTATAATCTTCATTATCGTTATCCTAGTCGTCTTTATTCTAATCCTCCTCAAAGGACCCGAAATCTAGAATTTAGTTATTAACTAAACggttaaatattacttaggAGGCTTCTAAGCAACGGGgcctattagtattaatattattaaaggaggggGATGGTAGTTGGGTAATAATAACCGATTTTTTAGTAGAACCCTTTTTAGTAGATTTATTCTAGGAGGTAATAGGGTTATTAGGTTAGGACTAAGTCCCCTacttatttttttaatactttaaggtAAAATGAATAGAAGCGCCGCCGAACCTCTTACTAAAAGTGGCGGAGCTAGGCGACGAtacctttttatattttagtagtatagtagatagagggtaataaattaaattaataaataaaataattaatataattaacggcTAACTATTATGTAATCGAGAAAGATAATAGATAAGACTATTAGCGATATatctttctatttagtagctaatcctctacctttatacttcgttattatatagcaatccctattcttattactttatattaatattacgcCTTCCGAATTAGAAACCGAAgtatagaaggtattaacactatatatagtatcgtgatattaataaaccttATACTGCAAATGCTAGAATAAGCGGGTACGCCGTATATTGGCCGTATGAGGGGGGTGTAGAAGCTTATACGGCGTATGTGAAAGGTAGTCCGAGCTTTGCCGTATGAAGCTATACGGTAACCTCCTTTGTACGGCAACCGTACGAGAACAAACGCAGCCTAACTACATACACTTTAGTGTGCTGTTCTCCAGAATTGAGGAGAGGGGAACTAGGCCACAGAGCGTCCGTCCCGTTGCAGCTTGACGACAAGACGACATTTGGTCGGCACAGAGGAGATGGTGAGACAAGCGGAACATGCTCATGTGGTCAAGGATGAGTTTCCCCCTCACTTCGCCAAAGACCAGGCATGCACATGTCATGCGCCACACTTGACAAGAGATGATAAAATGGCTTCGCTTCGCCGCCAGGTTCCGCAGTCGCGTTCACCGTGCGAAGAATTCCCACAGCTTCAGCAACCTTTTGTAGGTATCCTCAGACCCCAACTTTGAGCTTCGTAGCGTAGATATGGGCGAGTTCAGGCTCGGCTCATTGTACATATTCTCACCGCTTGATGAAATTTACCTGAGCCGCCTAGAAACATATCAGATTGCGATTCACCCCTTACCATAGCCGACGGACCGAGCTTTTGCCGCGACAAGGCAGCTCCACCTAGAGCCTCCAAGCCAAGTTGTGCGTTTGGGATGGTGGATGTATCAAAACCATAACgatttggggggggggggggggggggggggcgggaCACATACAAGGCCACCTCAAATTGCCACAACGGCTTGAAAGTAGAAAAGCATGTTGTACCCATCAACTGCGGGTCTTGTTTCATCTTTCATATGCGGGCAAGACATATTCCTCCCTGAACACGAGATCCTTCCCGGGTGGACGTCATAGGCTGACTCTGGCTGAGGCTGCATGTAAGCCCACGATATGTactgctgttggtgttttTGGATTTCCGGGAACACACCAGTGCTTATAAGCACTTAAAAGGCGATGAACACTACTGCAGtaatgaagaaagaagacgTCCGCACCACATCTCACTAACCGCAAATAACCGTCAATGGGAGAAATGGCTCACATCCCagcaccttttttttttttttttttttttcttctcaccACAAAGCCATGGCCAAAGTAACGAAGCCTTTCGGTAGTGACACAAGACACGGAGAGATAAAACAGCCCATTGGACATCGGTCCCTACGAGCCAGCGGACATGCCGTCGTTGTACAATACCATACTTTGCACACAGTCAGTCCTTCCCTTCACTTCCCCGCCCTGCTGAATGGTGGGTGATACAGGGACGAATTGCCGGAAACCTAATGGGGAGCAAGACAAAGGCAAAACCTCAGATAGCAGTACCAGTGAGGCTCTTCTATCTACCTATACATAGTAAATGTCTGTTTTTAGTAGTGATCCCTCCAGTTGGCGCCGTCTCCGAGAGGTTGTTGCCCTGTGTTGGATCGTAAGGAGTGATGTCATTCCTCACCGTTGGCGTCGGCTATGGTTGCAGTGAAGACTGTTGGTTGAGCTGCCTGCAGttgtgcagtgcagtggtaGTGTACAATGTTAAGAGCGAACGTTAGTAGCGCACAGACCTTCTTTGCTACTGTATCCCCCGGTCTTGCCAAGCCTTGCTGCCAAGCGCCAAGCATCGAGCTCTCTGCCGGGCGGTGAATTTTTAGAACTGCAGCTTCAATCCATCCGACTCGTTTCTGCCCGTCGCGCGCAGCGGgccctaggtaggtacgacatcgacatctatccatccatccatccatccgttaTCGATTCCACCTCTGCCAACCGACCAGGACCTTACATCCATACTACAACTCGAATTTCCTCAAGAGTTCGGAATCATCACCGAACCACAACACCAAATCGACAACAATGGATGGGTAAGCAAGAGAGCAAGGGAAACAACAGTCAccttgtgtttttttttgtttttttttacgACAAGGAGAACAAGACTGGACACCCAAAACTAACGTCATCGTCAAACTTTCCATCAAAACAGACTTACAGCCGCCGAGAGCCGCGAGCTCGACCAGCGCCTTCAGAAGCGCCAGGTCAAGGAGTTTATGAGTGTACGTCGTATATACAcactttctttcttcgttACACATTTGCGCCACCAATATTCTTCCATCTTCGAGTCGTCGCTACATCTTAGATCCAAACATAGCTACCGTCATCACCAATCTTTTATCCCCCGGTCTtccaccatccatcccccAACTATCCCATCTACTCGCACTTACTCGCAACCTGTTtcccacccctcctcctcctcctccttcctttccacctATTTCCGAACTGGCATACCTCAATttccccatccatccattctccccctccaacaccaccccTCTCCACGCCTCTGCTAGCTCTCCCATCTATCTATCCCAAAACCAACCCACCAAACCTCTTACCAACAttccccctcccttccctctctctcttctttcttctaacaaacaaacgaacaaacaaacaggTCTTCGGTAACCTCGTAGACAACTGCTTCACCGCCTGCGTCGACGATTTCACCTCCAAGGCCCTTTCCGGCCGCGAGTCGGGCTGCATCAGCCGCTGCGTGCTCAAGTCCATGTCCACCCAGACGCGCCTGGGCGAGCGCTTTGGCGAGCTCAACGCTGCCATGACTGCTGAGATGCAGAGGcggtaaaataaaaaaaaactacACTATACACTGTACtacaagaaggaaaggagaaaggggaaggaaggaaggaaggaaggaaggaaggaaggaaggaaggaaggaagaagggttgaggggaaaaaaaaaaaaaagacaaatgTGTATAAATAGGTTCAGTTCGGGAAATAAATTGggttgacgacgatgaggcAGGTTGCGCATACATGCATGCGTACCAtacacacatacatacataccgtAAAGGATATTG
Proteins encoded in this region:
- the tim9 gene encoding mitochondrial import inner membrane translocase subunit tim-9 → MDGLTAAESRELDQRLQKRQVKEFMSVFGNLVDNCFTACVDDFTSKALSGRESGCISRCVLKSMSTQTRLGERFGELNAAMTAEMQRR